GCATCAAAAGGCAGTGATAAAAGTTTGCATATCAACTATACTGGTCTTCCAGCATTATTCGGGAGcagaatattttgtgaaaaggGTTCATACCAAAGATCACTCAGGATAACCTGAATTGATTCCAGCTTCAGAATTAAACTTGAGTACTGTTCAgggttagaattttttttaaaatgtaaaatttctaACCCAAGTAGCATTGATCAAGGAGGTTAACGATCTATTGAGTGAACTTTTTTCCCAAGTGATTTGACTAGTGCAAGATACAATGTCACCAAATTTGTACGAATAAACCCTTCTACTCTTGAGATATGAGGAACTTGTACATGATTTGActactttctgtttctggtAATATTTGTAGGCTTACATTGCGAGGACAGAATGGGTAtaatcagatatttttttatatggtATCTTAATTGTTTTAAGTCCAGTCATTCACcctgttaaaaaacaaacagaaacaggcACCTTGCTCGCATGTCTTATAATTCTCTTTGTTTGCAACATAAGCAACAGTTTCTTTCTGTAACATAAGCAGCAATCTTGTTTATCACTAGCATAAAGAGTAGTATTCCTTTTGTACAGTTGGTGTGTGACAGTAGCACCCAGCCACACTGCAGCACCACCAAGTGTTTAGTATGCCTCAGGTGCCTCCTCTTCCTACTCGCAAGGACAGCCTGCAGAACCATCCTCGCAGAACTCCACCTGTCCCCCAGTGGCCTCGATATTCTAGCCATCAAGGCGCTAGAGCGAGGTCACATCTGGAACTCTATAGTACTCAATCAGAATCAACACACAAAGTAATGACTGCATCACCAGAATCTCCATCAGACCAGTTAACTGTGGAACCTTCAGACACCTATGTGTTTGAATCTAGAGCCCATGCCAAAGATGCATTTAAAATGTTGCAGGAGTTTTTTGGAGAACAAGAAATGTGTGATGTCGAGATTAAAGTGGGCAACAAATCCATCAAATGCCATCGTGTAGTCTTGGCTTGCATCAGTTTATATTTTCGAGCCATGTTCAAGTCGGACATGGCAGAATCTCGCCTAGAGTGCATCACAATTCAAGATCTTGATGAAGGTGCCATGGAAAACCTTATAGAATTTTGTTATACATCCAGAATCAAGATAACTACTGAAAATGTCCAGCCAATCCTATTTGCATCATCTATACTGCAGATTGAGAGTGTTGCTGAAGCATGTGCCAACTTCATGAAGTCCCATCTCCATCCTTCAAACTGCTTAGAGGTTATTTTCCTACCATTTTGTTGACTGGTAATTTATATGTTGCTCATCTGTTTATATGCATATTCTTTGGCATTTGGATTGCCAatgtagagattttttttatattacttttttaattacattttagtGAACCTATTTCATAATGTGTCTAATTTAATActtgttcattttctctttctttttgtgcaaGTTATTTAATACGTATCAGCATACTACCTTGCATGTTTCTACAAACTATCAATTTTTATACTTCTATAAGTAATTCAAGGATAAAGTAAATGGAACTTGAAAATCTCCAGTTTAGGACTGGGATGGTAATACAAACCCTAACAGAGAATAAGATGTATTGTGGTCATACTGTAAATATTAATCAGGGTTGTATGGTTGTTTGCGCGTGGGTAGGTACGCAATTTTGCAGAATTGCACAACCGTGTGGCGCTGATGAAGATGTCTGATGAGTATATTTGGAAAATTTTTGTGATGTGGCCAAAACAGAGGACTTCTTCAAGCTACCAGTACATCAGTTGGACACCTACATTGCTTCTGATCATCTTAATGTTGACAACGAGAGCTTTGTCTATGAGGGTGAactcaattttttaaatcttttgcaTAAGTCTTTATGAACAAAATCATTTTGGAATAATGAATAGTTATGTAAATGTTAAATACTTACAGGTGTACCTTTCTATCAAATACTCCCAATTTATATGTTGCCCGATGTCACTGCATTATACTTAAAAGCAGTTCACCGTTTGGTCTAGTTTGAGTCAAGGACTACTTACCATCCGTTATATGCAGCCAGTGAGAGttggtaaaagaaataaacaaacctaTTAATACAGGTAGCTCTTTCTGTCCCAAATGATGTGTTAAACTCTAGTGGTTTGAAAAATGTTagtaaacttttaatttttgctcAGCTCTGATCAAGTGGATTAAACATGACACAGAACACAGACGAGAGCATCTGCCACGGCTTATGGCCAGCGTACGGCTTGCACACCTGAGCTTAACATATTTGATGGAAACAGTAGAAAAAGAGGAACTTGTTCGTCGAAGCTTAGAGTGCCGTGACTTTCTGGATGAGGTCAAGTATTTCCAGATGTCTCAGGTCAGCCTTGTGCCTAACGTGAATGTGTCTCAAAGAACAAGACCTCGATTAGCATATGCAGGTTAGTATTTTATTACCTGTTCCAGTTATTTCATTCAGGATACTTTAGACTCTGGAAGGAAAGTAAGCTTTATTTATGTGACACTAACATGTATGAATGGCACCTATTATGTTATTGTTataagtaaggtgaccagacatttcgggggcgaaagcgggacacgtgccgatgatggtgtcgtcaccgacaaagagcgctgaaaaaagggggggggagcGCTGTGGGGGGCCTTTCCTCTCACTTTGCGGGATGcgaatcagtgtacggtattcagatttttaaagacaaccgggacatttgaagGACTTGCCAGAAACCCAGAAAGCgtgacattgggcgtcccgcccgatgagcaggcgggacacgaggtcaaaagcgggactgtcccgcctaatgcgggacgtctggtcacctttaGTTATAAGGCTTGTCAGAAAGCATTTTAGCATGAGTGCCTTTATTACTCTATTAACAGCAATAAAAGCAGCATGCTTTATTTATGGTTGGTTTTATGTGGCTTAAGTCAGATTTCATATCTGCTAGAGGAGTAACCAATGAGGAAGAAAACATACCAAAAGGCATTCAGTATTGCtctgtgtacttgtgtgtgtgaattgccTATCATGGAAAATATCTGATTCCAAATGAAATTTATATTATCACAAGTGGCATATCAATATTGTGGCATCATTTGACTTTATTCTCTTAAAGAAACATGTAAATCTGATCAATCAGTCAATCTGATCACCATTTAAATTAGTAACCAGACTAGTAAAATCTACTCTCCAGTACTTTCTGCCAGATACCTTTACCCAAAATGAGGCAGTTGCGTTCAGCTTCATGAGTGATAGCTGATCAGCACCTACTGTATAAATTACGAGATGCAACACAGACACAGATTAagtaacagtaataataatacatattttgGTGTAATAATTAGTAATTTCAGCATGG
This is a stretch of genomic DNA from Pomacea canaliculata isolate SZHN2017 linkage group LG3, ASM307304v1, whole genome shotgun sequence. It encodes these proteins:
- the LOC112559168 gene encoding LOW QUALITY PROTEIN: kelch-like protein 8 (The sequence of the model RefSeq protein was modified relative to this genomic sequence to represent the inferred CDS: inserted 1 base in 1 codon) codes for the protein MPQVPPLPTRKDSLQNHPRRTPPVPQWPRYSSHQGARARSHLELYSTQSESTHKVMTASPESPSDQLTVEPSDTYVFESRAHAKDAFKMLQEFFGEQEMCDVEIKVGNKSIKCHRVVLACISLYFRAMFKSDMAESRLECITIQDLDEGAMENLIEFCYTSRIKITTENVQPILFASSILQIESVAEACANFMKSHLHPSNCLEVRNFAELHNRVALMKMSDEYXLENFCDVAKTEDFFKLPVHQLDTYIASDHLNVDNESFVYEALIKWIKHDTEHRREHLPRLMASVRLAHLSLTYLMETVEKEELVRRSLECRDFLDEVKYFQMSQVSLVPNVNVSQRTRPRLAYAGVLFCVGGRGATGDPFKTVECYDPRKNKWFQVAEMNTRRRHVGVCSVNGLLYAVGGHDGSEHLNTGEVFNPKTNKWRPIAPMGTLRRGLALASLGGPVYAVGGLDDTTCFNTVERYDPTTDSWTFVAAMLTPRGGVGLTALKGHLYAVGGNDGTSSLDKCESYDPFLNKWSPIASMHKRRAGAGCSVMDGFIYVVGGFDDNSPLDSVECYSPLTNQWTLMASMGTCRGGVGLGTLGGRLYAVGGHDSHNYLNTVEAYDPDTKRWEAVKSVQQFRAGAGVAYCNCLVRFLKQRFSQSNAEHLQCV